The sequence below is a genomic window from Actinomycetota bacterium.
GCCGGAGTTGCGCCGGTTGAACCGGAAGGTGAACTCCTCCAGATAGGATTGCAGGTGGACGGGATCGATCGAGCCGTGATGGGTGCCGAGGATCCAGCGTTTGAGCAGTGAGGCGACCCGGTGCACCCCGGGCATGGGAACGTCGCTGGAATCTCGAGAGGCCGACACCACGGTGATCCTGCGCGTGTAGCCGTGTCTGGGCAGTCCGCCGTACCCCTGCCAGCCGTCGGTGAGCACGACCGACCCGGACGCCACCACGTCGCAGACGAACGGCACGAGACTTCTGCCCGAGCCGTCGGGGACGTGACGCATCCGCACCCTCCCGAAACCCGTCGGCTGCTTGACCTCCACGGCAATCACGACGATGCACTTACGAGTCCCCCGACCCGGTCTTCCGCCGTGATCGACGCCTCCTACAAATACCTCGTCCACCTCGACGTCACCTTGCAAAGGCTCACGTTCGGCCCGCACCATCGCGACCCGATAGCGATGCAACATGACCCACGCCACCCGGTAGGTGGTGCCCAGGGTGTTTGACAGGGTCTGGGCGGACATACCGTTCTTCGCTGTGGTCAGATGCCAAGCCGTCTCAAACCAGGTGGTCAGCGGCGTACGGGTCTTCTCGAAGATCGTCCCCGCGGTCACGCTGGACTGGTGACGGCAGGAACTGCACACGAGGCGGCCCCGGGTCGCCCGCCATGGCCCGCCAACTGAGCCGCAGACCGGGCAGAAGAACCCGTCAGGCCAGCGGAGGCGCTCGATGTAGCGCAGACACGCCTGGTCGTCGGGAAACATCTCGACGAAC
It includes:
- a CDS encoding IS1595 family transposase yields the protein MSRRLVAGEDYPDTYRGFVEMFPDDQACLRYIERLRWPDGFFCPVCGSVGGPWRATRGRLVCSSCRHQSSVTAGTIFEKTRTPLTTWFETAWHLTTAKNGMSAQTLSNTLGTTYRVAWVMLHRYRVAMVRAEREPLQGDVEVDEVFVGGVDHGGRPGRGTRKCIVVIAVEVKQPTGFGRVRMRHVPDGSGRSLVPFVCDVVASGSVVLTDGWQGYGGLPRHGYTRRITVVSASRDSSDVPMPGVHRVASLLKRWILGTHHGSIDPVHLQSYLEEFTFRFNRRNSGNRGLVFRRLLEQAVVTVPVTEAEVTHGYEW